Part of the Halopenitus persicus genome is shown below.
GAATGCTGCTGCTTCTCCGGGTCTTTATCGATCCCTTCCGTCGCGGCGTCCTCCAGGAATTCACCACGGTCCATCTGCTCATCGGAAGCGCCGTCATTCTGGTCTGTCTCGGCATTGCGTACCGATTGCGGATCCCGAAACCTGATGACGAGGACATCCTTTCGGCATCGGTTCTCTCCGGAGGTGACGGATAATGGGATGGTTTGAACGTAGTCGGTTGTCCTACGGCGGGAAACTGCTTCCGAGTGCCGGTGTGATGGACGGTGTCCGCTCGTTTTTCACCAGGGGGAAGAAACACCGACAACTCCTTGCAGATGCGGACGTACGGATCGGCGTTTCGGGCATTCGAGGAAAATCATCGACCGCCAAGCGGTTCGGCGAGATTCTACACGAGCGGGGCTACGATACGTATACGAAGATCACCGGTGACCGGCCGACCTCCTACACCAACGGCCGAATGACCGCGATCCAGCGGCGCGGACCACGCGTGACGCTGTACGAGAACATCAATCTCGTTCAGGAGTTCGTGCCCCAGCTTGCGAGTACGATGCCTGATGATGCCATCATTATGGAGAACCAGGCGATCACCGAATACACGATGCGGATGGTCAACGAACAGTTTCTCAGACCCGATATCCTGGTTTTCTGTAACGTTCGTCAGGACCACAACGACACGCTCGGCAAGCGACGGCAAACGATCGCTCGCTCGTTCGCCAGATCGGTACCGGAGGGGTGTCACGTCATCAACGGCGAGCAACACGGCGTCATTCACGAGTACCTCACGGAGGAAATCGAAGCACGAGGGGCCACGATCGAACAGGTGGACGTCCCCGACCGTCATCGTGACCTCATCGGCGCCGAGACGGTCCACGCACTGAATCACATTCTGGACTATCTTGACGAACCACCCTTGCCGGATGCTGAACTCCAGACGATGCTCGATGACATCCAGCCGGAATGGACCGAGCTACCGGGAGGTCGCGTGTTTAACGGAGCCAAAGTCAACGAAATCGAGAGTACCGAACTGTTCCGCCGGCAGTTGGTCGGCACGGGTGACGACGCTGAGCTGGTCTGTCCGTTCGTGTTCCTTCGTCACGACCGCCGTGGTCGGACTGCATCGTTCGTCGAGTACATCAACATCCTCGCCGACCGCGACCTCATCGACAGCGTTCACGTCGGTGGGTCGTATACCGGCGTCTTCGCGCAACGCGTGTCCGTTCCAGCGACGGAGCACGATACCGATGCAACGAGCGCAAGCGAGGTCCTCGATCGACTGCTTGCGACGAACCAGCCGGTGATATTTATGGCGAACACCGTCCATCCGTTTATGCGAGACCTCGCCGACGAGGTGGAGTTCCGGGAGCGCGGTGGGCCAGCGCCGCTTCCGAATTATTGATGCTATCGGCTCTCGCTTCCGAAGGATGCTCGACACCCGGTGGTTCGAACCGAACCCAGACGATATGCTTCGATCGTTGTCCGTGACGGCCAGTATTCACATCCGCGTTCGCTATCGCGAACGCTCTGCTTGACGTTTCCTCACCGCGTTGAAAAACGGACTCGCGGGGGTCCCGCGAGCGACCGTCGGGAGCGAGGGGGACCACGCGAGGGAACGAGGCGAGCGAAGCGAGCCGAATGGACTCGCGGTGATTTGAACCGAAACCGGACGTGCTCGCTGTGTGCGACCGGTCGGGTTCAAATCTCCACCCGGCATTCTCGTTCCCTCGAAAACTCGGTCGCTCCGATGGACTCGCGGGGTCCCCGTGAGCGAAGCGAACGGGGGCACGCGAGGGAACGACTGAACGAACGAAGTGAGTGAAGGAGTGGACTCGCGGGGATTTGAACCCCGGGCCTCTTCCTTGCGAAGGAAGCGATCTGCCACTGATCTACGAGCCCGCCGACATCAATACTCAGCCGACCGCCGTACTTGTACCTTACTTTTCGCGGGCTCCGTGGTACGGGCCACCGATCGGACGAGCAACGTGACCGCCGTCACGCCGGTCGCGCCGCTGGTCGACGCGAAAAACGAAAGAAACTGCGGCGCGCGAGAATGCGCCCTAGCGCTAGTCCTCGAGTACGATCTCGATGCTGACGTCGTTCGGCACCTGGATGCGCATCAGCTGGCGAAGCGCCCGCTCGTCCGCGTCGATGTCGATCAGACGCTTGTGAACGCGCATTTCCCAGTGTTCCCACGTCGCCGTGCCTTCTCCGTCCGGCGACTTTCGGGACGGGATCTCCAGCGTCTTCGTCGGCAGCGGGATCGGACCCGACAGGGAGACTCCCGTCGAGTCCGCGATCTCGCGGACGTCGTCGCAGATGTCGTCGAGGTCCTCGGGGCGGGTGCCGGCGAGGCGGACGCGTGCCTGCTGCATCGATTATCGCTCGTTGACGTCCAGCACCTTGCCGGCCGCGATGGTCTGACCCATGTCACGGATGGCGAAGCTGCCGAGCTCCGGAATCTCGCCGGACGGCTCGATGCTGAGGGGCTTTTGCGGACGTACGGTGACGACTGCGGCGTCGCCGGACTTGATGAAGTCCGGGTTCTCCTCGGCGACTTCGCCCGAGGACGGGTCGATCTTCTGGTCGATCGACTCGATCGTACACGCGACCTGCGCCGTGTGGGCGTGGAAGACCGGCGTGTACCCGGCGGTGATGACGCTCGGGTGCTGCATCACGACGACCTGGGCCT
Proteins encoded:
- a CDS encoding Mur ligase; amino-acid sequence: MDGVRSFFTRGKKHRQLLADADVRIGVSGIRGKSSTAKRFGEILHERGYDTYTKITGDRPTSYTNGRMTAIQRRGPRVTLYENINLVQEFVPQLASTMPDDAIIMENQAITEYTMRMVNEQFLRPDILVFCNVRQDHNDTLGKRRQTIARSFARSVPEGCHVINGEQHGVIHEYLTEEIEARGATIEQVDVPDRHRDLIGAETVHALNHILDYLDEPPLPDAELQTMLDDIQPEWTELPGGRVFNGAKVNEIESTELFRRQLVGTGDDAELVCPFVFLRHDRRGRTASFVEYINILADRDLIDSVHVGGSYTGVFAQRVSVPATEHDTDATSASEVLDRLLATNQPVIFMANTVHPFMRDLADEVEFRERGGPAPLPNY
- the rpsJ gene encoding 30S ribosomal protein S10, coding for MQQARVRLAGTRPEDLDDICDDVREIADSTGVSLSGPIPLPTKTLEIPSRKSPDGEGTATWEHWEMRVHKRLIDIDADERALRQLMRIQVPNDVSIEIVLED